The stretch of DNA GTCTACAAACCACGCATCCACCGAATCGCGCGCTGCTCCGGTAGGGACCGCTTGGTGCTCGTGCGCATGAGCTCCATGATCATTATTACATTCCACCGCTATCTCTCCTGGTCCGCTTAATCCTTCGAGAACATCCATGAGAACACGGGCGAGTCCGAGTGATCTGTGCGATGGAGCAATTGAAAGAGCTGTTAAATGACCGTGATGCTGTGGATCGGGGGCCGGAGGCTCATGTTTGGAGATCACTGGAGATAATGTTAAAAGATGGGCCTGTGTGATGAAGCTTCCATGCTTACTGTAAGCTTTCAATGTTGGGTCATAAGCGCCTTCAACGGCGACACACCAGTCAGGCCATTGCGCTGTATAGCTGGCATAGTAGCCGTTATGATACTTCACTAGAAGCGTCAGCATATCCATGTTACTCAAGTACGAGAAACCCACTGTCGCTGTCCATGGGTCGGCATTGATATTGTTGAAACGTAAGATGTCTGTGGGATCGAACGGGCGAATGACCGACATGTGCGCAGAGAGGTTGAGATTCCTAGAATAAATAGTATGCGAGAGACCAGACGCGTGTTTAGACGGAGTATGGGATGCTGTGGCTGCTTCTTGTGACGGGAATAATGATAGAGACAATGGGACACTCTGCACTCGCTCGCAGGTGATTTCTTGCTCGTTCGTAAAAGATCAGAGTGGAGGATACACATATAGATCGGGACACCTGGACATTAGCCCCCGCCGTGACTCTCGCTCGCTGTTGTCATCCACCAACGAACGAACTCTGAACGAACTCTACTTATATAACTGCATCCACGCAACAGTCCTGCGAGAATGCCTTCGTACTCTTATTCTATAACCGATACCGCCTATTCCCTGCCCATCCTCCACGCCGCCGCccaaccttcttccactgtTATCGGCGTCTtgctctcctcctcctcttctcaagaTTCGAAGCAAGTAGTCGACGATGCCGTACCCATTCTGCACCATTACACAAGCTTATCGCCCATGATGGAAGCAGGGCTCTCAATCGTTGGGAAGTACGCTGAAATAAATCATAAGAGAATTGTTGGTGTGTATGTTGCAAGGGATGAAGGCGATGGGCTTCCCAGAGTCGTGGAAAGGGTGTGGAAGATCTTAAGAGAAAGCTTTGAAGGAGCTTTCGCTTTGGCTGTGAGTATAGGTCTTTATGGATTCTGAATGTATGTTTGAACTTATCGTGCTCCTTCCTCGAAGATCGACAATGATAAATTGGCGGCTGGGCAACCGGCCTATATCGTAAGTCCTACCAACCAAACTTGGAAAAGAATGTTGGATCTAAACAACCACAGCCTTATCTTCCTACTGAGGCTTCTCCATATCTTTTGCAAGCTGTCCCTGCAGCGTCGCCGACCCTTCTTCCGGAACCTTTCTCCATTACTTCGCAATCATTACCAGCAAGCTTGCTGAAGGTCATTAGGGAGAAAAAAATCCACAGGGGGCTACGGGATTTTGATGATCACCTTGAGGACTCGTAAGTGGGCATAGATTAATCGCAGCATCCAGACTAACGGGGAAGCATCAATTCAGATCTAATGACTGGTTAGAAAATTCAACGATTAAACATGATCTCCAGATGTTTATATAATAGAGTTCCATTGTCTTTCAAGAATGCTCAAACTGTACTTGTACACAGCTACACAATTGAATAGGATTTACAATAGTGGATAGAACATCTTTGGCGAATGATACAAGTTCTGTCCCCACCTCCTAACCATATCCATGACCAGTCGTCTCGTTACAGCTCCCGACTCGGCATCTTTGTGTCATTTTGTGACCGAATAAGCTCGAAGCAGTGATGTATTCCTACTGGTCTCGACATCCTGCATCACATCAGTCAACTAGACAATCCACCCTACTCATGGGTAGCTTACAAGTCAGAGTGGTCCCCATCAGGTACGTCATGAACCAACAAGTCAATGACACCAGAATATTCTCCGACGAGCTGGTTGAAATATACTATACACAAGTCTCAGAATGGTATGTGGGAACGATATCTGGACTCACATTGTCCTTTCCTGACGACCATGTCATCCATCCAGCCCCACCAGACATGCATTTCCAAGGGATATTCGACGGCGTTCACATGTGCCGCTGTTCCGGTTTCGTCCGCCACGTTGGCCTGACCAGTCTGCAAGCTATTCCTTGCTAGCTTCTCTGCAGCCGTTTTTGGAACTACGGCTTCTTGAGCAAACTGGATTGTCGCTGCCAGATCAGATAGTGCCGTTTGAAGCCACGCTCCTCCCGTGTCGCGAGGTCCGCGGTTGAGGCACAAGAGATGATCTATTCCCGGACAGCATTAGCTATTGGCTTACAGAGCGATGAGCGGTTATGATACCTTGACCGATACCTTGACCATTCTCAGCTTGCATGTAGCTTGACACCAGCTTTTATGTCCTTTTAGCCAATTCTACATCGCTGCGTGGAGCGTTGCACTCACGCAAGTCACACAACATGGAGTAGGCCCCCAGTACCGTTCCTTCTtacccccttctccttcggATTGAGGCACCTGCACTTCTGTACCCTCGCCCATGCCTGCTCCCATAATGTTATTCAGGCCTTCTTGaacatcctccttcattccaGGCTTGATACCTGTTTGTTCATATGGAGTAGAAGGAGACATCGATGGCGGTGCTGTGCCCTGAGCGGAAGAATAGGAAGTCGATGAAGGAACTTCGGTAAATGAGTTGTACATCTTCATAACAAATGACATGCTTGTGTCGATTGCTTTGAGACCTCTGTCATACGCTTTTTGAGCTTGCTCGGCGGCTTTCAGTAGGTGTGGTGTCTGGCAAAGTCATACTCAGCTAAATTGCTATAAAAAAAGTGAAAATGCATACAGTGATATGTTGAGTGGCAATGAATGGCGTGGGTATCCAATCCCACTTGAAAGGCCAGCTGTCAGGATGATCTACTGGCAGCAGGGGTACCCAAGGAGCAATAAGATACAACCGCGGGGGTGGATTGAGCGATGTTTTAAATGCTGAGGGATGGTGAATCAAAAGATGGAGTGCGTAGCTGACCATATACGATCAGCGACGTTTTCATATTAATTCAACATGGTAAGTGGAGACTTGCTAGATCCCTGCAGAGCTAACAAGGATATGAGCCGGTTTGATCATCAGAGACTCAAGAACTGAAACTGCCATTTCTAACCGAGAGTTTGTCAGTGGTAAAGCCCAACAACTGCGAAACAACTAGATCATTAAACCGCACCACAGCTTCTGTCAATCCGCTCGCCGAGGGGGACCTGCCCTGTACCCCCACATCCCGGTCGATCAATGACAACGATCCTCACTCCAAATCTCGCAGCCAGAGGGTCTTGTATTTGTGAGTCACATTATCACACGGTGCGGACTGCAGGGAGCATAGAGCTCACCCAAAGAAGCTCCTATCCACCTGGAGCATCCGCTTGGCAAAAGATACAAAAGCGGTATACCCGTTGGATCACCAATGTCGGAAAAAGTGACTGGGAGGTTCGTTCGAGGACAGCGGGGCAGTCGGCGGTTGAATTTGGAGAGACATAGATAGGAGGCGGGGTCCGTGAGTGCGGTGGGCTCTGGGGAGGAAGACATCGTTTCCTGAACTATCTCTCCAAATTCCAAGTTTGAGAAAGTTGTATACAAAGGTCCAAATCTGTCCCAATGGCTCCTGACACGTGATTGTCATTTGTTGTGCCTTGTTTCTTATGACGCGCATGTTTCGTACGTAGATATTTACACAATGTTACCGTGTGACGTCCATGCAACAActctctccccttccagaccatttctccatcctccatcgtCTTTGACCAGATGGCAGTGCATACGACATTTACAGGCTCTTCGGGCTTTCCCCCACTTTGGCAGCTTCCTCTACTGGCTCCTCGAACAAGTCCTCAAAGTCGTCAGCGGAACTGACAGATATCACACCGAAAGCTTCCTGCATCATCGCTCCTAGATACTCCAGCTCAGCTATCACCTCCTATTGATAAAAGCCATCAGTTAAAAGTTTTTTTAAAAATGACCCACCTGCATGGCCAATGTATATGCAAAGAACAAGAGAtgtcttccacctccacgAACGCTTCTGCGTCGAACGACATCGAGGGAACGAATGGCGTCAACGAGGCGCTGACGAGCCTCTTCAGCTGGAGGAAGGTATGGGGGCACGGGCGTTCGCAGCCGGAATCCGGCGGACAAAGTATAGAACTACAGTAAGAGTGAGTAAACGGTAAGCCACAAGGCACTGATCGCAAGCGTACTCACATATAGAATGACGTTCCCAGCCATCTCTCGGCGTTCCTTGTTGACTGGTATAACAAAGGTATCCCGGATATTGTTGTCCCTAACAAGTTTTCGTCAACGCCACTGGTATTGGGTCGCAAACTGGCCAGTAAACTTACCACTCATCTCTAGTCGTAACACAGCGCATACTGTGCAGCCTATCGAGCATTCGCTCGCAACTAAGTAGGACCTCTTTATAGAATCCATATGCAAACGGTCCTTTTAGGCGTGGTTCGTTTTTTGTGTGGGCCAGCAAGCTTTTCATACTGTCAAGCTGACTTTGAAGATGCAATTCCCTAATGACACGAGTAAATTAAGAGATTATGGACAAAATGTTTATTCGCGCAGACTTACATGGCCATAAACTGTCTTACTCCGTGATCGAGATGAGAATGCCTGATAGCATCTGTCGGCAGTAAAGGTTCCaactctccttcttcagtaTCTGCTCCTACGGCGTTTAGTCCATTGTAGTCGACGCCATTACCATAAGTTGTGAGGAGTTTTGAATATAGATAGGACAGATCAAGACAGAAGCTAGCAAACAATATGACGATGATCAAAATGCAACTGAAAGGGCAAGGTGACATCTGACTTACTCGCTCAGGCCCATACGCAGCTCCCTCCTGGCGGTGAACGGCCACCAGTACCTGGAAACAATTGCAGCCCACAGAACGCCCACAATAACACTTGTTGATCGGCGATAGGCAATCATTTCAACAGTAACGTCTCCTCTCGTTCTGGTATTGTAAGTATACAAGCACGTGAGATTCTAAGTCGATTCAGCATTTTCCTCATGGTACAAGATTGTACCTACATATGTAAGGAGGATAAATCGCCCTGCATTCATGTAATCGGGCATTTGAGTTATAATATAGAAGCAGGGGATCGAGAAGAAAAACCCTAGGATAGGAAGAGCAACGTTGTTGTCTGGAAACCTGAGCAGAAGATAAGGGACAATCCTTCGCATTTTAAACTATGACCCACAATTTGGTGAAAAGGACAGCAGCTCCCGCTCCGATTCTACATTATAATAAAGTCAGCATCTGCTAATCATAGGCTTTATTTTCAACATACAAAGTTCCCAATATTCTCATCATCGATCTAAATCATTGTAAGCGGGGCAATATATATGTCAAGCGAATGTTTTGTTGCACAACAACTCACAAAAAATTGGTTTGCCCGATGGTTTGGCTCATGGTAGCAAAGTATGCGATCAGCGCCCATTCCCCTCTGAATCTCAGAAATATCGGTCGTCCAATTTCTGTGAATGCTGGCGCAGCCAACATAGCTAAGCATCTTCTATTAGAATTTGCGAATCCTAAAAGGCTGTCTTCCAACCTACCGCCTCCGAGACCAGTTTTGATGGCATAACGCGCGTCAGGCTGTTTAGACCTTTCGCCCAACGCCCAGAACATCTGTTTGATCCTTCCAATAAAACTGAGTGACTTCAAATCAGGCACGATAACGGGTCCAGTGGAATCACGACCATTTTTCGGGTACAATGGCGGCTGAAGTTGAGAAGGGTCGATTGGGACAATGTTTTCTGCGTTGCGAGGTTGGGAAAATATCTTGAAATATAATGACTACAAGACTCACGAAGCTGTTTATAGAGGTACtcgcttttcttctccttcctccctctttttGGCATTATAACTGTTTTGAGATGCTCCCAGAAAGTGACTTTCTCAGTCGTAACAATCTGTGAAAACGTTAATAACTGATACGACAAAAAAGCCAGAAACGCACCTCCTCCATTGTATCCACAAGAAATATCATCTCACGTGCAAATTCTTCAAAAGTAAACAGGAAACTTGTAGCGTGCGTCGTCAGCCTTCCTATCTTAATGTTGACCGAACACTCACAAGTAGATCCAGAAGACCGTTTCATTAGGACCGTGGTTAATGTCGGGCTGATCTTCAACGGGCAAGTCTTCGGTGGCCTCCAGCTTGCATTCGTTTCCGTTTCCGTAAATCTTTTCACTCTCCACATCACTCTCGCTCTCTCCACTGTCACTAGAGCTTGGATCAGTTTTGAAATAgacacccttcttccgccgGGGTCCCGCGTAGACCCTTTTGATGGCTCTGCTCGATGAAAGAGTGAATTCCTTGAGGGAAGTGGCGAGCTTGGAGCGGATCAAAGGGAGATCGATACAGGGCATCTGACGAGCTTGGGAAAGAGCCTGTACAGCTTCCAGGGCTTGATCACACCGAGTCTGCTCACAGTCAAGCCAATTTACATCATCAAAACAATTGTTACTTACGTTCAAATCATCCATTTGTGTCCCGGCAATTTCTCTGAATTTCAAGAAAAGGTGCACGCTTGTAGCAATGTCCATGTCCTCAGATAATCCTTGTCCTCTCTCATCGTCAATGGCATCCACTTCAGAAATGGATATTTTGGAACGGCCACGCTCTGCACCGACCTCCAAACTGATCCGCCCTTCGCGACTGGCGCGGACTAGACTTTCTTGGAGTCTCGTGCTACTCCTCAAACTACTCAAATGTTGGGCCAACCGACCAAGGCTGACGATTGCTGCATCATAAAGCTGCAAGTTCCTGCCTCTGATCCTCCCATCAAGGACTCGCTCGTGTTTAGCCTCTGAAAGATCCTTTTGAAGAGTCTTGAAAGCCGCAGAATGGTCTCTAACTGCATCCTTGAGAGTAAGTCCCTTCTCTTTGACTGTGCTTTTCTCGAGGAGGAATGTTGATGTGAGGAGGTCGAGGAGTGTGGAAAAAGAATTGAGTGATTTGGATATTGATTTTTGAAGGTTTGAAGTCGCCGACACTGGGACGACGGTGATGCACACAAGGTTTGTGATGCAAACTAAAGTCATATCAAGTCAGTGAGAAGTTCAGTTGACTACCATCGCACAGACCTCCCGTGAAGACGATGAGCAAAATCTCTATTAATTTTGGCACTGCACCCTCTTTTATGACAACATTGTACAGAATCATTGCGGCCATTGAGCAGCCTTATTCGTCCAATCAGTTTCGCTGTATAGCTGTTGAAGAGACATTTACTTTACCTGAATTGAAACTTGGGTTACCGACCCATAACTTGGACCAAGCTAACACACCCATAGTCCCTCCAATCCAAATTATACAAACGATCCAATCGCCCATTTCACTGATAAAATCCCATCTTTCTCCGTGTGAGGGTGAGTAATGATCGAATAACCGAATCGTCAGGGTCGCTAAGAGGGACACTACCG from Cryptococcus neoformans var. neoformans B-3501A chromosome 7, whole genome shotgun sequence encodes:
- a CDS encoding hypothetical protein (HMMPfam hit to Acetyltransf_1, Acetyltransferase (GNAT) family, score: 45.1, E(): 1.9e-10), whose translation is MSVIRPFDPTDILRFNNINADPWTATYHNGYYASYTAQWPDWCVAVEGAYDPTLKAYMISKHEPPAPDPQHHGHLTALSIAPSHRSLGLARVLMDVLEGLTRDSVDAWFVDLFVRCNNVRAISMYEKMGYSVYRRVVDYYNGMEGVGSTRDELDGFDMRKSMPKDTAKRYVRPNGRDILVSPDQVWA